The following is a genomic window from Sphingorhabdus sp. Alg231-15.
AACCGGGCGCTGATTGGGCCACCCGGTTTCAGTCGTTAATAAGTGAGGCTGTTTAAGCAGCCAGCGCTTTGCGCCGCCGCCGGGTTCCGGCCCAAAGGCCACCAACCGCAAGGCCGAGGAGACCCAGAGCACCCGGCTCCGGCACTTCCGATGCGATTTTTTCGAGATTGAAATTGATATCCCAGTGCCGAACCGCATGCCCATTTGGGTTAAGGATGTTCAACCATGCCGAACCGCCGAAATTACTGTTCTTGTCATTTGCCCCAGGGCCAAATTGCAAGGTTGTATTACCCGCAAAAGGGTCGTTCGGGTTTAAGGTATATACCGCACCGTCAATGCTGATTGTTCCGGATCCATTGGTGAAAAAGTCAATGTCTGGCGTGTCGGTTAGCGGATCATAATTGCCACCGCCGTTTTTGTAGTCAAATGGTGTATTCGCGATTGTCTCGAGAAAATTGCTGAAGTTCAGGTCCAACGTTGCCACCTGACCAGAACCGTTAATTGCGGTGCCAGTCAGTGTTGCAGTCTGCGCATCAGTATCATGGCTGAATGTGGTGCCGTCCTGGAAAGAATAGCGCCGGTTGCAACCTCGACCGACATTACCGGTGTAGAGACCATGCTTACAAGAGCCGCCGGTATAGTTGGTTGCCGCGTAATCGATAACGCCTGCAGATGCCGGTGTCGCATAAGCGGCAGCGAGGCCAATGGCGGTCAATGTTGCTATGGTAATCTTGCGCATGAGTTTTGCCCTGTTCTTCTGATCATTTCATCTATCGGCTTCGGACAATTCAACGTTAACAACTGAACAGTTCGAAGCCATTTGCATGTCAGAGAAGCAGGCCTCATGCCATTTCTACGAAGCATATATTTTACAGATACTTACACGGTTAAATTATCATTAACCATGTCATGAATGTAATCAATATCGACAATAAAGCCTTTAGAAATAAGGTTAACCGGCGGCTGTAACCCCCTGCTGCGCTTTGTCCCGCAATTCAGTTTTCAGGATTTTACCGATATGGCTGCGCGGCAGTTCATCGATTAGGTGTAGTTCTGACAGGCGCTGAGTTTTACCGAGTTCCGCGTTGGTCGCCGCTTTTACGGCCTCCAGATCCAGCGATGCGCCTTCTTCTGGAACGACAAATCCAACCGGTGTTTCTCCCCATTGCTTGGACGAAACACCAACCACAGCAGCATCGGCAACATCCGGTTGCATCATTAGCGCTTCTTCCAAGTCGCGGGGATAGATGTTGAAACCACCAGAGATTATCATGTCTTTGGACCGGCCCATCAAGGTGATGAAGCCATCTTCATCAACCTTGCCGATATCGCCCATACGCTGCCAGCGGTCGCCATTTTCGTCATACCAGCTGGCTTCTTCCGTTTTTTCCGGCTGGTTTTGATAGCCGCTCATCATAGTCTGCGAGCGCCCGACCAGCTCACCCATCTCGCCGGCAGGCAAGCGGTTCAGATCTTCATCCACTGTAATCACTTCGCTACCACCCCAGGCGATACCAACCGTGTGAAGCTTATCGGGAAATGCGTGCGCCAGTAAAATGCAGACGACCCCGCCCTCGGTCATTGAATAGATTTCGATAAGGCCGCCGGGCATGCGTGCGATGACCTCCGCCTTCAGTTCCGCCGAAAAAGGCGCACTGGTGCAATATTTATGAGTGAAATTGCTGAGATCATAATCGTCAAATCCATCAAAATCCATCAGCCGCTGATATTGCACTGGGACAAGCATTGTATGGGTCGCGCGGTTTTCCTGCGCCAATTCCAGCCACCGCTGGCAATCAAATTTGCGCACGAGAATGGAAGTCCCGCCATAAGCAACGGTTGCGACGAAGATACCGAGAGTCGTGTTCGAATAGAGTGGCGTGGAAAACAGGGAGACCTGGCCCGGCTGCCCATAGCCCGAATTTTCGCCAACTGCCATCTGATACCATCGCATTTGACGGCTATGGACAATGCCTTTGGGTGTGCCGGTGGTGCCGCTTGAATAGATGATGTTGAATGGATCTTCGGGCCCGACGCCGGGATCAGCGGGCGTTGCACCGTCCTCTGCCATCCAGTCCTGCATCAGCGGGGCGTCCTCTTCCGCGGCATCCATCATGATGTGTTGGAGCGGCGGCAGATCTATACCGCTTTCGAAAAGTTCGGCTCGCTTGGCGCTGTCGACAAATAGATGCATTGCGCCGCTATCGGCCATCATATTGGCGAGCTGCTTGGGTGTGGCGGAAGTTGTCAAAGGGGCCGCACAACCGCCTGCTATTATGGCGCCAAGATAGGCGATAGCGTAGCGGATGGTGGTCGCCCCGAGGATCGATACCGCCTGCCCTTTCCGCAAACCGTCGGCCTGCAATTGCGCTGCGACACGATTGGCCAAAGCTGCAGTTTCCCGCCAGTTGAGCCGCTCCTCGCCATCGTCCAAAGCAATGCGATCAGGCTGGTTGACAGCATGAGCATTGATGAGATCCGATAAGTTGCCAAAAGGTTGTTCGAGATAGGCGATAGGGTCAATTTTTGTCATGATCCGTTACTTCCTGCATCACGCGAAAAAATGCAATCCGATTAGCCGGCGACCAGTCTGACGAACGTGCTTTCAACCCAGCCGCTTTTACAGGGACCGTCATAGTTGCGTTTGGATCGTACGGGCGAAGAAACACCGCAATCCTGCGATCCGCCGGTTGTAGCGCTGTCATTGCCCGGCCCAGCGGCCGTTGCCGTGTCATCATACACGATGCCCAGCCATTGCTGATCGTGGCTGCGCGTACAGATATGGACCAACTGACCCGCAGGCAGTCCATCCTTGCGCTCTGCGGCATCGAACGGTGCGATAAGAACATCAAGTTCCGCCTCGCGCAAGCCGGTTACCCGGCCCATGGCCTGACAGGCATCAAAGCGCGGGCCACCTTCGCCGATACGCACCGGCCGCTCGCCAGGATTGGCGCCAACGCGCTCCGTCCGGCCAGTAGGATTGGCAGTATCGGTCTGACTTTCCTGCAAGTCATCACTGACCTGCGTGGTTTCAGAACAGGCGCTGGCTGCAAAACAGATTATCGCGGCGGGGATCAAACTTCTCATCATCTCTATGGTCTAGACCAAAAGGCAGGCTTTTGGAAAGATTTGAATGATCAATCGACCTACAACACAATCTGGGTCTGAGTGACCACCGCAACCAATGTCCCGTCTTCTAGCGATAATCGTGATTGCCAGACCGACTGCCGCCTTCCGACTTTCAGCGGTACAGCCTCACCGTAGAGTATCTGTCCTTCTGGCGCGGCGTTCAGAAAATTGGTCTTGCTCTCGGATGTGGTCGTGCCGTTCGAGCCTTCCGGCAAGTTAGCAAAGCCGCCAAAAGCACCCAATACATCTGCGAAAGTCATCACAGCCCCGCCATGAATGGACGGCGTGCCGCGGCCATTACCGGCCGTGCAGATATCTGGACGTACCAGCATTTCCCCAAGGATTTTATCCTTGGTCATTTCGGTGATCTTGATGCCCATGGTTTTGGCAAAGGGGACGATGTCGGCGGGGTTACTCATAATCTATGGCCCATTTTTTGTTTGGTTCACGCGAAGCCGCGAAGACGCTAAGTTCTTATGGTTGTTCACTATACGCTTGCAACCCTCTTTAAAGGTGGGAGAACCGAAGTTCATGAGAAGACCGAGTGGTAAGTGCATCAAACGCAGATAGGTCAATACCTGTTTGGCATGGACCGGCAGATGCCGTTCGGTTGACTTTAACTCGATAAGAAGTCTTTTTTCCACAATTAGGTCCGCACGAAAACCTTCCCGCAATAGGATATCTTCGTATTTTATACGGATCGGCTTTTGCCGATCGACTCTTAACCCGCGGCGTTCAAAAGCCTTGGCGAGCAATACTTCATAGACACTTTCAAGCAACCCAGGTCCCAGGTTGACATGCAGTTTATAGCCACAATCCACAGCAATGGCCGACAGCTCGTCCACCGAATATTTCACCGGAACTTCTTCGCATTCTTCGCGCGTTGACCTTGCGGTCGGCCTGCGGCTCGCGCGAGAAAATTATCCTATTTGTCCGCTTATGTTAAGCAATTGAAAAACCAGTAAAATAATATGCCAAAATCCAACAATTTGCTTGGGTTTAGAGTGCCTAACCGCTATCTTGCATCCATGAGTGAAAACACAGAAAATGACACCCCCGAAGGCACTGAAAACGCTTCCGATAGTTCCAACAAAAATGAATATGGCGCTGACTCCATCAAGGTCCTGAAGGGGCTTGATGCGGTTCGCAAGCGGCCCGGCATGTATATCGGTGATACTGACGATGGCTCGGGCCTGCATCACATGGTGTTTGAAGTATCGGATAACGCGATTGACGAGGCTCTGGCCGGCCATTGCGACCTGATTTTGATCACTTTGAATGCTGATGGTAGTGTATCTGTGGAGGATAATGGCCGCGGTATTCCTGTGGGCATGCACAAGGAAGAAGGTGTCAGTGCAGCCGAAGTCATCATGACCCAGCTCCACGCGGGCGGTAAATTTGAAAATACATCGGATGACAATGCTTACAAGGTCTCCGGCGGTCTCCACGGTGTTGGTGTTTCCGTTGTGAACGCGCTGTCCGAGTGGCTCGAACTCAATATCTGGCGCGATGGCAAAGAGCATAATATGCGCTTTGAATTTGGCGATGCCGTGCGCTCCCTGGAAGTCATTGGTGATGCGGGTGATAAAAAGGGTACGCGGGTTACTTTCTTCCCCTCGCCTGAGACGTTCAAGATTACCGAATTTGACTTTGAGAAGCTCGAGCACCGTTACCGTGAACTTGCGTTCCTGAATAGCGGCGTCCACATCCTGTTGCGTGACGAACGCCACGAAGAAGCCAAGGAAATCGATCTGTTCTACGAAGGCGGCATTGCGGCCTTTGTGCAATATCTCGACCGCAACAAGACCGCCCTGGTGCCGGATCCCATTGCCATCCATGGTGATCGCGATGATGTAACCATCGACGTCGCACTGGAGTGGAATGACAGCTATTATGAAAATGTCCTGTGCTTCACCAACAACATTCCGCAGCGCGATGGCGGCACCCATCTGGCAGCCTTCCGATCGGCCCTGACGCGGACGTTGAACAACTATGCCGAAAGCTCTGGTGCACTCAAGAAAGAGAAAGTCAAACTGACTGGCGATGATATGCGCGAAGGCCTGACCGCTATTGTATCGGTCAAACTGCCTGATCCGAAATTCAGTTCACAAACCAAGGATAAGCTTGTTTCCTCCGAAGTCCGCCAGCCTCTGGAAAGCCTGATGGCTGACAAACTGGCGGAATGGCTGGAAGAAAATCCGCAAAATGCCGCCATGGTTGTCCAGAAAGTGATCGACGCTGCTGCGGCTCGGGAAGCGGCCAAGAAGGCGCGTGAGCTGACCCGGCGCAAAGGCGCAATGGATATTGCCTCCCTGCCCGGCAAACTGGCTGATTGCCAAGAACGCGATCCGGCAAAATCCGAACTGTTCCTGGTGGAGGGTGATTCTGCTGGTGGCTCTGCCAAACAGGGCCGCGATCGCCATTATCAGGCAATCCTGCCGCTCAAGGGTAAAATCCTCAACGTCGAACGCGCCCGCTTTGACCGGATGCTCTCCTCCAAAGAGGTCGGCACGCTGATTCAGGCGATGGGCACGGGCATCGGCCGAGAAGATTTCAACATTGAAAAGCTGCGCTATCACAAGATTGTCATCATGACCGATGCTGATGTCGATGGCGCGCATATCCGCACTTTGCTGCTGACATTTTTCTATCGGCAAATGCCGGAAATCGTTGAAAATGGGCATCTCTACATCGCACAGCCGCCGCTCTACAAAGTTGGCAAGGGCAAGAGCGAGGTCTATTTGAAAGACGATAACGCGCTCGACCAGTATCTGGTTGATGCCGGTCTGCAGAGCATGATCTTGCAGACCAGTGAAGGTGCACGGTCCGGCGAGGATTTACGCAGTCTGGTCGAGCATGGCCGGCGCATGCGGGCACTTATGGCCTATGTCCCGCGCCGCTATGACAGCACGATTGTCGAAGCCATGGCGCTGACCGGCGCGCTTAATCCGCAACATGGCCCTGCCGAGCGGCAAGCCGCTGTGGAGGCTGCCGCGGCTTGGATGGATGCCGTCGACGACGAAGGCCGTTGGTCAGGCAGCCTATCCGAAGAAAACGGCTATCTGTTTGAACGGCTTTGGCGCGGTGTGACCGACCATCACATCATCGAAACCAAATTTCTGGAGTCTGCAGAGGCCCGCAAATTGCATAGTCTCGCCTCTGAACAGAGCGCCACCTACGCCAAGAGTAGCCGTCTGGTGAAAGGCGCGGCAGAAGACAGTGAAGATGATGGCAGTGCAGGAACCGAAGGTACGCTTATCACCCGTCCGTCAGAACTGCTGGAAGCGATATTGGCCGCTGGCCGCAAAGGGCTATCCTTCCAGCGCTACAAAGGCCTGGGAGAGATGAATGCCGAACAGCTATGGGAAACCACGCTGGACCCGGAAGTCCGCTCTCTGCTGCAGGTTACGGTCGAACAAGCCGATGTCACCGACGAAATATTCACCAAGCTGATGGGCGACGTGGTCGAACCACGGCGGGAGTTTATCGTCGATAACGCGCTGAACGTTGCCAATCTGGACGTTTAACCGATTTTATCCTGGCTAGTGAAAGCTAGTCGGCAATTTTCAATCCGATGGCATCGGCCATGAAGCCGTAAATATCGGAATATTCCTCGATCAGCTTGTCTGTCGGTTTACCGCTGCCATGCCCTGCCCGCGTTTCGATGCGGATCAAATGTGGTTTGTCACCGGTGTTAAGCGCTTGCAGGCGTGCGGTATATTTGAAGCTATGCCCCGGAACCACACGGTCATCGGTATCCGCCGTTGAGACCATCAGCGCCGGATAGTCCGTACCATCCTGAATATTGTGATAGGGCGAATAGCTCAGCAATTTCCGGAAATCCGTTTCCTTGTTGGGATAACCATAGTCATCGACCCAATAACGACCGGCGGTAAACCGATCGAAGCGCAGCATATCCATCACGCCGACAGCAGCATGACCGGCGGTGAACAGGTCCGGGCGCTGATTCATCACCGCACCGACCAGCAGACCGCCATTGGAACGGCCTTCAATCGCCAGGCCGTCTTTGGGTGTAATGCCTTCGGCGATCAGATATTCACCAGCGGTAATGAAATCATCAAACACGTTCTGTTTGTTTTGCAAGCGTCCGCCATCATGCCACTCTTTGCCATATTCACCACCGCCGCGCAGATTGGCAGAGGCATAAACACCGCCCGCCTGAATCCACGCCAATTTCGGTGCACTATATCCCGGCAGGACCGAAATATTGAAACCGCCATAACCGTATAACAGCGTTGGCGCGCCCTCACTTAGGTCGAGATCCTTTTTGTGGACCAGGAACATCGGGATTTTAGTGCCATCTTTGCTCTCGTAAAAGCGCTGAGACACAGTAATGCTCTCGGGGTCAAAAGGAATATCCGGTTTTGCCCAGATAGTCGGTGCACCGGCTGCACTGAAATTATAGATTGTCGCAGGCCGGTTGAAGCTTTCAAAGGCGAAATAGCCTTCAGATGCCTTTGCCGATCCGTCCAGCCCTTTCACTTGTCCCAACCCTGGCAGATTCACCAAGCCCTTGGGAGCACCATCTAGCGCAAATAGCTCGAGCCGGCTTTTGGCATCATCAATATAATCCACCGCCAGCGTGTCACCGACCAAAATG
Proteins encoded in this region:
- a CDS encoding PEP-CTERM sorting domain-containing protein (PEP-CTERM proteins occur, often in large numbers, in the proteomes of bacteria that also encode an exosortase, a predicted intramembrane cysteine proteinase. The presence of a PEP-CTERM domain at a protein's C-terminus predicts cleavage within the sorting domain, followed by covalent anchoring to some some component of the (usually Gram-negative) cell surface. Many PEP-CTERM proteins exhibit an unusual sequence composition that includes large numbers of potential glycosylation sites. Expression of one such protein has been shown restore the ability of a bacterium to form floc, a type of biofilm.), producing the protein MRKITIATLTAIGLAAAYATPASAGVIDYAATNYTGGSCKHGLYTGNVGRGCNRRYSFQDGTTFSHDTDAQTATLTGTAINGSGQVATLDLNFSNFLETIANTPFDYKNGGGNYDPLTDTPDIDFFTNGSGTISIDGAVYTLNPNDPFAGNTTLQFGPGANDKNSNFGGSAWLNILNPNGHAVRHWDINFNLEKIASEVPEPGALGLLGLAVGGLWAGTRRRRKALAA
- a CDS encoding AMP-binding protein — its product is MTKIDPIAYLEQPFGNLSDLINAHAVNQPDRIALDDGEERLNWRETAALANRVAAQLQADGLRKGQAVSILGATTIRYAIAYLGAIIAGGCAAPLTTSATPKQLANMMADSGAMHLFVDSAKRAELFESGIDLPPLQHIMMDAAEEDAPLMQDWMAEDGATPADPGVGPEDPFNIIYSSGTTGTPKGIVHSRQMRWYQMAVGENSGYGQPGQVSLFSTPLYSNTTLGIFVATVAYGGTSILVRKFDCQRWLELAQENRATHTMLVPVQYQRLMDFDGFDDYDLSNFTHKYCTSAPFSAELKAEVIARMPGGLIEIYSMTEGGVVCILLAHAFPDKLHTVGIAWGGSEVITVDEDLNRLPAGEMGELVGRSQTMMSGYQNQPEKTEEASWYDENGDRWQRMGDIGKVDEDGFITLMGRSKDMIISGGFNIYPRDLEEALMMQPDVADAAVVGVSSKQWGETPVGFVVPEEGASLDLEAVKAATNAELGKTQRLSELHLIDELPRSHIGKILKTELRDKAQQGVTAAG
- a CDS encoding hotdog fold thioesterase; translated protein: MSNPADIVPFAKTMGIKITEMTKDKILGEMLVRPDICTAGNGRGTPSIHGGAVMTFADVLGAFGGFANLPEGSNGTTTSESKTNFLNAAPEGQILYGEAVPLKVGRRQSVWQSRLSLEDGTLVAVVTQTQIVL
- a CDS encoding GxxExxY protein; amino-acid sequence: MKYSVDELSAIAVDCGYKLHVNLGPGLLESVYEVLLAKAFERRGLRVDRQKPIRIKYEDILLREGFRADLIVEKRLLIELKSTERHLPVHAKQVLTYLRLMHLPLGLLMNFGSPTFKEGCKRIVNNHKNLASSRLRVNQTKNGP
- the gyrB gene encoding DNA topoisomerase (ATP-hydrolyzing) subunit B, whose translation is MSENTENDTPEGTENASDSSNKNEYGADSIKVLKGLDAVRKRPGMYIGDTDDGSGLHHMVFEVSDNAIDEALAGHCDLILITLNADGSVSVEDNGRGIPVGMHKEEGVSAAEVIMTQLHAGGKFENTSDDNAYKVSGGLHGVGVSVVNALSEWLELNIWRDGKEHNMRFEFGDAVRSLEVIGDAGDKKGTRVTFFPSPETFKITEFDFEKLEHRYRELAFLNSGVHILLRDERHEEAKEIDLFYEGGIAAFVQYLDRNKTALVPDPIAIHGDRDDVTIDVALEWNDSYYENVLCFTNNIPQRDGGTHLAAFRSALTRTLNNYAESSGALKKEKVKLTGDDMREGLTAIVSVKLPDPKFSSQTKDKLVSSEVRQPLESLMADKLAEWLEENPQNAAMVVQKVIDAAAAREAAKKARELTRRKGAMDIASLPGKLADCQERDPAKSELFLVEGDSAGGSAKQGRDRHYQAILPLKGKILNVERARFDRMLSSKEVGTLIQAMGTGIGREDFNIEKLRYHKIVIMTDADVDGAHIRTLLLTFFYRQMPEIVENGHLYIAQPPLYKVGKGKSEVYLKDDNALDQYLVDAGLQSMILQTSEGARSGEDLRSLVEHGRRMRALMAYVPRRYDSTIVEAMALTGALNPQHGPAERQAAVEAAAAWMDAVDDEGRWSGSLSEENGYLFERLWRGVTDHHIIETKFLESAEARKLHSLASEQSATYAKSSRLVKGAAEDSEDDGSAGTEGTLITRPSELLEAILAAGRKGLSFQRYKGLGEMNAEQLWETTLDPEVRSLLQVTVEQADVTDEIFTKLMGDVVEPRREFIVDNALNVANLDV